A single region of the Halorussus gelatinilyticus genome encodes:
- a CDS encoding trimeric intracellular cation channel family protein, with product MNTVGLVAFALVGATKAMREEFDVFGIAVVGLVTAFAGGATRDVLVNRVPLALGSLGEISLGLFGVALAVGLTVLLDSPEDHPVTLASDAVGLAAFATAGSIVATDAGLSSFGVVAIATINAVGGGAFADVLLDRSPFVLFDDFYASCAVLGGSAYVAAGVVGVTGGTAAAVCAATTLGTRLAAVNYGWRLPTAQALGLAREGVGEK from the coding sequence ATGAACACGGTGGGACTGGTCGCGTTCGCTCTCGTCGGCGCGACCAAGGCGATGCGCGAGGAGTTCGACGTGTTCGGCATCGCCGTCGTCGGACTCGTCACCGCCTTCGCGGGCGGGGCCACGCGCGACGTATTGGTGAACCGCGTGCCCCTCGCACTCGGGTCGCTCGGCGAAATTAGCCTCGGTTTGTTCGGCGTCGCGCTGGCGGTCGGACTGACCGTCCTCCTGGACTCGCCGGAGGACCATCCCGTCACGCTCGCCTCCGACGCCGTCGGACTCGCCGCGTTCGCCACGGCCGGGTCCATCGTGGCGACCGACGCCGGACTGTCGAGTTTCGGCGTCGTGGCGATAGCGACAATCAACGCGGTGGGCGGCGGCGCGTTCGCCGACGTGCTGTTGGACCGCTCGCCGTTCGTCCTCTTCGACGACTTCTACGCGAGTTGCGCGGTCCTCGGCGGGAGCGCGTACGTGGCCGCGGGAGTCGTCGGCGTGACGGGCGGCACCGCCGCCGCCGTCTGCGCCGCGACGACGCTCGGAACGCGATTGGCGGCGGTCAACTACGGGTGGCGACTCCCGACGGCGCAGGCGCTCGGACTGGCCCGCGAGGGTGTCGGCGAAAAATAG
- a CDS encoding S8 family peptidase: MSDHSRRTFLKAAGGAVGSAALLTGAASADGGTSGPDRRFLVDLREVSRSEVPDEVEIIHDISEIDVLAARGDPGAVPGSASTVADLRVYRHDKTPDGGPAKEHPAKGRGSPGPAWDSGEPTNTELQWDKRAQRVGDLTENPGNSWIVQDATTGEGTRVAVVDTGVYDHPDLEGVVNEELSENFTTDSYDFRPNGAGDHGTHVAGIIAGRNAGGDGILGTAPDTEILSHRVFSGVDGASGDVIAALVDAASKGCDAANISLGYPVPYVYPDEYPFLLEMKELYRRAAEYARERDMIIVNSAGNDALDMDQEGVLSLPTEVEGIFGVAATGPIGYLWDDEKPSREDKGLKKLEKSTAQPAKYTNYGGAVDVSAAGGNYDLDAYADGVEGWYYDLVFSSVYETNENGETEPGYGWKAGTSMAAPQVAGAIALVRSLRPDASATEVENLIRETATDAPGGETYHGAGHLDLRRLVERAR, encoded by the coding sequence ATGTCAGACCATAGCAGACGGACGTTTCTGAAGGCGGCTGGTGGAGCGGTCGGCAGTGCGGCGCTGTTGACGGGTGCGGCGAGCGCCGACGGCGGCACGAGCGGGCCGGACCGACGATTCCTCGTGGACCTGCGGGAGGTGTCGCGCAGCGAGGTTCCGGACGAGGTGGAGATCATCCACGACATCTCCGAGATCGACGTACTGGCGGCGCGCGGCGACCCCGGCGCGGTCCCCGGTTCGGCCTCGACGGTGGCCGACCTGCGCGTCTATCGACACGACAAGACGCCCGACGGCGGCCCGGCGAAGGAACACCCGGCGAAGGGCCGCGGCAGTCCGGGACCGGCGTGGGACAGTGGCGAACCCACCAACACCGAACTCCAGTGGGACAAGCGCGCCCAGCGCGTCGGCGACCTGACCGAGAACCCCGGTAACAGCTGGATAGTCCAAGACGCGACGACCGGCGAGGGGACCCGCGTCGCGGTCGTGGACACGGGCGTCTACGACCACCCGGACCTCGAAGGCGTCGTCAACGAGGAGTTGTCCGAGAACTTCACGACCGACTCCTACGACTTCCGACCGAACGGCGCGGGCGACCACGGCACGCACGTCGCGGGCATCATCGCGGGGCGGAACGCCGGCGGCGACGGCATCCTCGGCACCGCGCCCGACACCGAAATCCTCTCTCACCGGGTCTTCTCGGGCGTCGACGGCGCGAGCGGCGACGTCATCGCGGCGCTCGTGGACGCGGCGTCGAAAGGCTGTGACGCCGCGAACATCAGCCTCGGCTACCCGGTTCCGTACGTCTACCCCGACGAGTACCCGTTCCTGCTCGAGATGAAGGAACTGTACCGGCGCGCCGCCGAGTACGCCCGCGAGCGGGACATGATTATCGTCAACTCCGCGGGCAACGACGCGCTCGACATGGACCAAGAGGGCGTCCTCAGCCTCCCGACCGAAGTCGAGGGAATCTTCGGCGTCGCCGCGACCGGTCCCATCGGCTACCTCTGGGACGACGAGAAGCCGAGCCGCGAGGACAAGGGTCTCAAGAAGTTGGAGAAATCGACGGCTCAACCCGCGAAGTACACCAACTACGGCGGGGCCGTGGACGTGAGCGCCGCCGGCGGGAACTACGACCTCGACGCCTACGCGGACGGCGTCGAGGGCTGGTACTACGACCTCGTGTTCTCCAGCGTCTACGAGACGAACGAGAACGGCGAGACCGAACCCGGATACGGCTGGAAGGCCGGCACGTCGATGGCAGCACCGCAGGTCGCGGGCGCAATCGCACTCGTGCGCTCGCTGCGCCCCGACGCCAGCGCGACCGAAGTCGAGAACCTGATTCGGGAGACGGCGACCGACGCGCCCGGCGGCGAGACCTACCACGGCGCGGGCCACCTCGACCTCCGCCGTCTGGTCGAGCGCGCACGGTAA
- a CDS encoding ABC transporter ATP-binding protein: MAELTLDGVTKWFDDDGDRIVAVDDARIEIDDGEFLVLVGPSGCGKSTTLRMIAGLETVSRGDIRLGNHTITDEPPTARDIAMVFQSYALYPHMTVRENMSFGLEESTDMPDDEIEAQVEQTAEMMGIADLLDRKPGELSGGQQQRVALGRAIVRDPEVFLMDEPLSNLDAKLRSQMRTELQRLQEDLGVTTVYVTHDQTEAMTMGDRIAILNDGELQQVGTPLECYHEPANVFVAGFIGEPSMNFFDVDLQGESLVADEFEYPLSEELLADVEGHERLVLGIRPEDIELAAEGDGPHEFQTAVDVVEPMGDENNVYLTFADADAAGSSEEIETFVATVSGLRNVESGQTVVAHVPEEAIHLFDRDTGESLHNRELNRTELAQPNF, translated from the coding sequence ATGGCCGAACTGACGTTAGACGGAGTAACGAAGTGGTTCGACGACGACGGGGACCGAATCGTAGCGGTGGACGACGCCCGCATCGAAATCGACGACGGGGAGTTCCTCGTGCTGGTCGGTCCCTCTGGGTGTGGCAAGTCCACGACCCTGCGGATGATAGCCGGTCTCGAAACCGTCTCGCGGGGCGACATCCGACTCGGCAACCACACCATCACCGACGAACCGCCGACCGCGCGGGACATCGCCATGGTGTTCCAGTCCTACGCGCTCTACCCCCACATGACCGTGCGGGAGAACATGAGCTTCGGACTGGAGGAATCGACCGACATGCCCGACGACGAAATCGAGGCGCAGGTCGAACAGACCGCCGAGATGATGGGCATCGCCGACCTGCTCGACCGCAAGCCCGGCGAGCTCTCTGGCGGCCAGCAACAGCGCGTCGCGCTGGGTCGGGCCATCGTCCGGGACCCCGAGGTGTTCCTGATGGACGAACCGCTGAGCAATCTGGACGCGAAGCTCCGGTCGCAGATGCGGACGGAACTCCAGCGGTTGCAGGAGGACCTCGGCGTGACCACGGTGTACGTCACCCACGACCAGACCGAGGCGATGACGATGGGCGACCGCATCGCCATCCTGAACGACGGCGAACTCCAGCAGGTCGGCACGCCGCTGGAGTGTTACCACGAACCCGCCAACGTCTTCGTCGCCGGGTTCATCGGCGAACCGTCGATGAACTTCTTCGACGTGGACTTGCAGGGCGAGAGCCTCGTCGCCGACGAGTTCGAGTATCCCCTCTCCGAGGAACTGCTCGCCGACGTGGAGGGCCACGAGCGTCTCGTCCTCGGCATCCGTCCCGAGGACATCGAACTCGCCGCGGAGGGCGACGGTCCCCACGAGTTCCAGACGGCCGTTGACGTGGTCGAACCGATGGGCGACGAGAACAACGTCTACCTGACCTTCGCCGACGCGGACGCTGCGGGGAGTAGCGAGGAGATAGAGACGTTCGTCGCCACCGTCTCGGGACTGCGGAACGTAGAGAGCGGCCAGACGGTCGTCGCCCACGTCCCCGAGGAGGCGATTCACCTCTTCGACCGCGACACCGGCGAGTCGCTCCACAACCGCGAACTCAACCGGACGGAGCTCGCACAGCCGAACTTCTAA
- a CDS encoding carbohydrate ABC transporter permease, which translates to MSSPPASPNPEDHTRRERVEQTVRDTDGRRAALYAVLLALVAFYLAPLEAGLMTAFKTTDAFNRTVPFLPPFGGGFTFEPWEVAFAEMSNALINSLLLAIPATVLSATLGSIAAYGLTTIDWKYQTALVALFIAGIFIPYQAVLVPLSRLYAIVNTQELLSFLWGLPLMREHYASIINLIITHTAYGIPITFLLFRGYYQSLSDEMIEAARLDGASVYSIYRNIVLPLSKPMFAVTLIYQFTQVWNDLLFALVILPSGGGSAAPVTIALNSLTGGIVESFNTQMAGAFVAALPTLLVYVLFGEQFAKGVAGET; encoded by the coding sequence ATGAGCAGTCCGCCAGCCAGTCCGAATCCCGAGGACCACACCAGACGAGAGCGAGTCGAGCAGACGGTGAGAGACACCGACGGCAGGCGGGCCGCGCTGTACGCGGTCCTGCTCGCGCTCGTCGCGTTCTACCTCGCACCGCTAGAGGCGGGCCTGATGACCGCTTTCAAGACGACCGACGCGTTCAACCGCACGGTTCCGTTCCTGCCGCCCTTCGGCGGCGGATTCACCTTCGAACCGTGGGAGGTCGCGTTCGCGGAGATGTCGAACGCGCTGATAAACAGCCTCCTGTTGGCGATTCCGGCGACGGTGCTGTCGGCGACGCTGGGGTCCATCGCGGCCTACGGGCTGACGACCATCGACTGGAAGTACCAGACCGCGCTGGTCGCGCTGTTCATCGCGGGCATCTTCATCCCGTATCAGGCGGTGCTGGTGCCCCTCTCGCGGCTCTACGCCATCGTGAACACGCAGGAACTGCTGTCGTTCCTCTGGGGGCTCCCGCTGATGCGCGAGCACTACGCGAGCATCATCAACCTCATCATCACGCACACGGCGTACGGGATTCCCATCACGTTCCTGCTGTTCCGGGGCTACTACCAGTCGCTGTCCGACGAGATGATAGAGGCCGCGCGACTCGACGGCGCGAGCGTCTACAGCATCTACCGCAACATCGTCCTGCCGCTGTCGAAGCCGATGTTCGCGGTGACGCTCATCTACCAGTTCACGCAGGTCTGGAACGACCTGCTGTTCGCGCTGGTCATCCTGCCGTCGGGCGGCGGTTCGGCCGCACCCGTGACCATCGCGCTCAACAGCCTCACCGGCGGCATCGTCGAATCGTTCAACACCCAGATGGCGGGCGCGTTCGTCGCGGCCCTGCCGACGCTGCTGGTGTACGTCCTGTTCGGCGAACAGTTCGCAAAAGGAGTCGCAGGCGAAACATGA
- a CDS encoding carbohydrate ABC transporter permease, translated as MQRLKDVLRRIPPGNREEANPGRTDGDERGEGSGASPELRTDGGEQADGPRGSSELRSDGGATVTGDSAEPAETETRTGGSFLSSDFVKSMPFWLPPFLLMGFFVYGAIGWNLVISLTDFEGLLLPEYKISAFDLEMYRRAFSDPSFWTAAQNTLVLLVAFTTICLVFGLLLAILVDQEIRFENTFRIIYLLPMSLSFVVTAKFWAWMYNPEIGMINVTLRQLGLDFLALQWISNPDTKLAAVIFALIWQFSGYAMVVYLAGLRAIPTAHYEAAKVDGASTLKMYWRVILPQLRASTMSAAVVLMVFALKAFDFLYVMFGNNPGPAADILATLMFREAFGSNNWAYGSAIAIVLFGMALAVVAPYLYSEYRRGEL; from the coding sequence ATGCAACGACTCAAAGACGTACTCCGACGGATACCCCCTGGGAACCGCGAGGAGGCCAATCCGGGTCGGACGGACGGCGACGAGCGGGGCGAGGGTTCGGGAGCCTCGCCCGAACTCCGGACCGACGGCGGTGAGCAGGCCGACGGTCCGCGAGGCTCGTCAGAACTCCGTTCTGACGGCGGAGCCACCGTCACCGGCGACTCCGCCGAACCCGCCGAGACCGAGACGCGCACGGGCGGGTCGTTCCTTTCGAGCGACTTCGTGAAGTCGATGCCGTTCTGGCTCCCGCCGTTCCTGCTGATGGGCTTCTTCGTCTACGGGGCCATCGGGTGGAACCTCGTCATCTCGCTGACGGACTTCGAGGGGCTACTGCTGCCGGAGTACAAGATTTCCGCGTTCGACCTCGAAATGTACCGCCGGGCGTTCTCGGACCCGTCGTTCTGGACCGCGGCCCAGAACACGTTGGTCCTGCTGGTGGCGTTCACGACGATCTGTCTCGTGTTCGGTCTCCTGCTCGCCATCCTCGTGGACCAAGAGATACGGTTCGAGAACACCTTCCGAATCATCTACCTGCTGCCGATGAGCCTGTCGTTCGTCGTGACCGCGAAGTTCTGGGCGTGGATGTACAACCCCGAAATCGGGATGATAAACGTCACGCTCCGCCAGCTCGGGCTGGACTTCCTCGCCTTGCAGTGGATCTCGAACCCCGACACGAAACTGGCGGCGGTCATCTTCGCGCTCATCTGGCAGTTCTCGGGGTACGCGATGGTGGTGTACCTCGCGGGACTCCGAGCGATTCCGACCGCTCACTACGAGGCGGCGAAGGTGGACGGCGCGAGCACCCTGAAGATGTACTGGCGGGTCATCCTGCCACAGCTTCGGGCCTCGACCATGAGCGCCGCGGTGGTGCTGATGGTGTTCGCGCTGAAGGCCTTCGACTTCCTCTACGTGATGTTCGGCAACAACCCCGGCCCGGCCGCGGACATCCTCGCCACGCTGATGTTCCGTGAGGCGTTCGGGTCGAACAACTGGGCGTACGGGTCGGCCATCGCCATCGTGCTATTCGGCATGGCGCTGGCAGTGGTCGCGCCGTACCTCTACAGCGAATACCGACGAGGTGAACTATGA
- a CDS encoding ABC transporter substrate-binding protein, giving the protein MTDANEGSDVSRRDYIKAAGAGTIGVTGLAGCMGGGGEGDSTTTTDSGSETTTESSDGGDTTTEDSSSNYNTLEVQHWWTGGDGAAAVEALFEGFKQKHPDIKVNQNPVPGGAGQNLKTVIKKRVLNKNPPSSWQAWPGAHLQPFVDANKLKDIGDSVWGTNDMKSAYKQGPKDVAKPGGKFVTVPINIHRLNNLFYNKKVVESAGVDPSSISKPSDLVSAMKKVENKTDAVGMAHQTKSAWSTSQLWAQVLLGEYGRETYVAFTEGKVEANKKAIKDSLSIVKEYKQYFNDDAGSISWTEANKKVINGEAAFFHQGDWAAGMYRGQDGFEFEKDWGQVPFPGTDGIYALNMDSFPFPKNNPSPKATEKFLQYCGSVEAQERFNPKKGSIPPRTDVPKDKFGPFLSRQMDDFANSESQVKSIQHGLAIPPEAKSNFGDAMSTFTSGWNVDKTYKQLTQAFN; this is encoded by the coding sequence ATGACAGATGCCAACGAAGGTTCCGACGTTTCTCGGCGCGACTACATCAAGGCGGCCGGTGCGGGTACTATCGGCGTAACCGGGCTGGCCGGTTGCATGGGCGGCGGTGGCGAAGGCGACTCTACGACGACCACCGACTCTGGTTCGGAGACGACCACGGAGTCGTCCGACGGCGGCGACACCACGACCGAGGACTCCTCCTCGAACTACAACACGCTGGAGGTCCAGCACTGGTGGACCGGCGGCGACGGTGCCGCGGCGGTCGAGGCGCTGTTCGAGGGCTTCAAGCAGAAGCACCCGGACATCAAGGTCAACCAGAACCCGGTCCCCGGCGGTGCGGGTCAGAACCTCAAGACGGTCATCAAGAAGCGCGTCCTGAACAAAAACCCGCCGAGTTCGTGGCAGGCGTGGCCCGGCGCGCACCTCCAGCCGTTCGTGGACGCGAACAAGCTGAAGGACATCGGTGACTCCGTGTGGGGCACCAACGACATGAAGAGCGCGTACAAGCAGGGACCGAAGGACGTCGCCAAGCCCGGCGGGAAGTTCGTCACGGTCCCCATCAACATCCACCGACTCAACAACCTCTTCTACAACAAGAAGGTCGTGGAGTCGGCGGGCGTGGACCCCTCGTCCATCTCGAAGCCCAGTGACCTCGTCTCGGCGATGAAGAAGGTCGAGAACAAGACCGACGCGGTCGGCATGGCCCACCAGACCAAGTCCGCGTGGTCCACCTCCCAGCTCTGGGCGCAGGTCCTGCTCGGCGAGTACGGGCGTGAGACCTACGTCGCCTTCACCGAGGGGAAGGTCGAGGCGAACAAGAAGGCCATCAAGGACTCGCTCAGCATCGTCAAGGAGTACAAGCAGTACTTCAACGACGACGCCGGCTCCATCTCGTGGACCGAGGCGAACAAGAAGGTCATCAACGGCGAAGCCGCCTTCTTCCATCAGGGCGACTGGGCCGCGGGCATGTACCGCGGACAGGACGGCTTCGAGTTCGAGAAGGACTGGGGGCAGGTTCCGTTCCCCGGCACTGACGGCATCTACGCGCTCAACATGGACTCGTTCCCGTTCCCGAAGAACAACCCGTCGCCGAAGGCCACCGAGAAGTTCCTCCAGTACTGCGGTTCCGTGGAGGCTCAAGAGCGGTTCAACCCCAAGAAGGGGTCGATTCCGCCGCGGACCGACGTGCCCAAAGACAAGTTCGGGCCGTTCCTCAGCCGCCAGATGGACGACTTCGCCAACTCCGAGTCGCAGGTCAAGTCCATCCAGCACGGACTCGCCATCCCGCCGGAAGCCAAGAGCAACTTCGGCGACGCGATGTCCACGTTCACCTCGGGCTGGAACGTAGACAAGACCTACAAGCAACTGACGCAGGCGTTCAACTGA
- a CDS encoding class II fumarate hydratase, which translates to MSDEDYRIEEDSLGEMQVPTDAYWGAQTQRALQNFPISGITFGRRFVRALGVVKKSAARANRDLELIPEDKADAIVEAADEVIEGRHDDQFPVDVFQTGSGTSTNMNANEVIANRATEIYGGEVGTREIHPNDHVNFGQSSNDVIPTAMHVASLEAVEKDLLPALDSLREALEAKEAEFDGVVKTGRTHLQDATPVRLGQEFGGYRTQVEKGLARLDHVRDHLSELALGGTAVGTGLNTHPDFPEKAAEYISEETGVEFREADDHFEAQAAHDAMSEAHGALRTIAGSLNKIANDLRLLASGPRNGLGELEQPENQPGSSIMPGKINPVVAEAVNQVHKQVVGNDAAVSAGAAEGQIDLNLYKPVLAHNFLQSAELLANASEVFGEKFVRKLEANEEHVERQVEQSMALATALNPHIGYDKASDAAKTALKEDKTVKQVVVEKGYLSEEEAEEVIDPEKMTHRGILGSDD; encoded by the coding sequence ATGAGCGACGAGGACTACCGAATCGAAGAGGACAGTCTCGGAGAGATGCAGGTCCCGACCGACGCCTACTGGGGGGCACAGACCCAGCGCGCGCTCCAGAACTTCCCCATCTCGGGCATCACGTTCGGGCGGCGGTTCGTCCGCGCTCTCGGCGTCGTCAAGAAGTCCGCTGCGCGAGCGAACCGCGACCTCGAACTGATTCCGGAGGACAAGGCCGACGCCATCGTCGAGGCCGCCGACGAAGTCATCGAGGGCCGCCACGACGACCAGTTTCCCGTGGACGTGTTCCAGACCGGGAGCGGGACCTCCACGAACATGAACGCCAACGAGGTCATCGCCAACCGCGCCACCGAAATCTACGGCGGCGAGGTCGGCACGCGCGAGATTCACCCCAACGACCACGTCAACTTCGGCCAGTCGTCCAACGACGTGATTCCGACCGCGATGCACGTCGCGTCGCTGGAGGCCGTCGAGAAGGACCTCCTGCCCGCGCTCGACTCGCTCCGCGAAGCCCTCGAAGCCAAGGAAGCGGAGTTCGACGGCGTGGTCAAGACGGGCCGCACCCACCTGCAGGACGCCACGCCGGTCCGACTCGGACAGGAGTTCGGCGGCTACCGCACGCAGGTCGAGAAGGGACTCGCGCGCCTCGACCACGTCAGAGACCACCTCTCGGAGTTGGCCCTCGGCGGCACCGCGGTCGGCACCGGACTGAACACCCACCCCGACTTCCCGGAGAAGGCGGCCGAGTACATCTCCGAGGAGACCGGCGTCGAGTTCCGCGAGGCCGACGACCACTTCGAGGCCCAAGCCGCCCACGACGCGATGTCCGAGGCCCACGGCGCGCTCCGGACCATCGCGGGGTCGCTCAACAAGATCGCCAACGACCTGCGCCTGCTCGCCTCCGGACCCCGGAACGGACTCGGCGAGTTGGAGCAACCGGAGAACCAGCCCGGTAGCTCCATCATGCCCGGCAAAATCAACCCCGTCGTCGCCGAGGCGGTCAATCAGGTCCACAAGCAGGTCGTCGGCAACGACGCCGCCGTGAGCGCGGGCGCGGCCGAGGGCCAGATCGACCTCAACCTCTACAAGCCCGTCCTCGCGCACAACTTCCTCCAGTCCGCCGAACTGCTCGCCAACGCCAGCGAGGTGTTCGGCGAGAAGTTCGTCCGGAAACTCGAAGCCAACGAGGAACACGTCGAACGGCAGGTCGAACAGAGCATGGCGCTCGCCACGGCGCTCAACCCCCACATCGGCTACGACAAGGCCAGCGACGCCGCCAAGACCGCGCTGAAGGAGGACAAGACCGTCAAGCAGGTCGTCGTGGAGAAGGGCTACCTCAGCGAGGAGGAGGCCGAGGAGGTCATCGACCCCGAGAAGATGACCCACCGCGGGATTCTGGGTAGCGACGACTGA
- a CDS encoding DUF5788 family protein: MNERQRRRLLDRTQRSSATVGREIPDELTVQGTTIDLNEFVFECKRLDTIPDDERDRIEAMKTKLKRERLERKQRIDREDITYEEGERLVRSIYGIDRALNALEGLDSPSIGEELRQKKLSDARELLSLIRQTQE, encoded by the coding sequence ATGAACGAACGCCAACGACGACGGCTCCTCGACAGGACGCAGCGTTCGTCGGCGACGGTCGGACGCGAGATTCCCGACGAACTCACCGTTCAGGGAACCACCATCGACCTGAACGAGTTCGTGTTCGAGTGTAAGCGTCTCGATACGATTCCCGACGACGAGCGCGACCGAATCGAGGCGATGAAGACGAAACTCAAGCGGGAGCGTCTCGAACGCAAACAGCGAATCGACCGCGAGGACATCACGTACGAGGAGGGCGAGCGTCTCGTCCGGAGCATCTATGGAATCGACCGCGCGCTCAACGCGCTCGAAGGCTTAGATTCGCCCTCCATCGGGGAAGAACTCCGTCAGAAAAAGCTCTCGGACGCGCGGGAGCTACTGTCCCTGATTCGGCAGACACAGGAATGA
- a CDS encoding DUF7351 domain-containing protein gives MNDGESDPTEVFDLVGNSTRMNVLRALASAHSDAPTDPWLEYGELQEAAGVSDNGNFNYHLDQLDDLVVKREAGYRLSRIGMGVVSTVTSGFFDPKWTWGPVDAPGDCLYCDDSPQLRYEDGILWLGCGTDDHDVPLSVPPSLLDTHPEEDVVEQIAFLENQWSAQTRRGICSECQGYVDGEIEFGGARADHYHYHGHCHRCGFQHGIPVGLFLVGHPAVVNFFYERGIDVRATPFWTLEFCKPGSETVLSESPLRLRVDVTHDGETLSLTLNREGSVVSTERTEGPAEASAEREP, from the coding sequence ATGAACGACGGAGAATCGGACCCGACGGAGGTGTTCGACCTCGTCGGGAATTCCACTCGGATGAACGTTCTCCGAGCGCTAGCCAGCGCCCACAGCGACGCGCCCACCGACCCGTGGCTCGAATACGGCGAACTCCAAGAGGCCGCGGGCGTCAGCGACAACGGGAACTTCAACTACCACCTCGACCAACTCGACGACCTCGTCGTGAAGCGTGAGGCGGGATACCGACTCTCGCGCATCGGAATGGGAGTCGTCTCGACGGTTACCTCCGGGTTCTTCGACCCGAAGTGGACGTGGGGACCGGTCGATGCGCCTGGGGACTGCCTCTACTGCGACGACTCGCCGCAACTCCGCTACGAGGACGGGATACTCTGGCTCGGGTGCGGAACGGACGACCACGACGTTCCCCTGTCGGTTCCGCCGAGCCTCCTCGACACGCACCCCGAGGAGGACGTGGTCGAACAGATCGCGTTCCTCGAAAACCAGTGGAGCGCGCAGACCCGCCGAGGAATCTGCTCGGAGTGTCAGGGCTACGTCGACGGTGAGATCGAGTTCGGCGGCGCACGAGCCGACCACTACCACTACCACGGACACTGTCACCGCTGCGGATTTCAACACGGCATCCCGGTGGGACTGTTCCTCGTCGGTCACCCCGCCGTCGTCAACTTCTTCTACGAACGCGGAATCGACGTTCGGGCTACCCCGTTCTGGACGTTGGAGTTCTGCAAACCCGGCAGTGAGACGGTGCTGTCCGAGAGTCCGCTCCGGTTGCGGGTGGACGTAACCCACGACGGCGAGACGCTGTCGCTCACGCTGAATCGAGAGGGATCGGTCGTCTCCACCGAGCGAACCGAAGGCCCCGCCGAAGCGAGCGCGGAACGGGAACCGTGA